A genomic stretch from Candidatus Hydrogenisulfobacillus filiaventi includes:
- a CDS encoding conserved protein of unknown function (Evidence 4 : Unknown function but conserved in other organisms), with amino-acid sequence MADDVVINKAAGIERAVARAREEYYRDPAGFAADFTRQDAAILNIERACEAALDLGQHLIRRDRLGVPQSARDVFTLLERAGRLPAELADSLRRMVGFRNIAVHDYQALSLPVVVRVIEHGLPDLERFSALCLQAEPPAREG; translated from the coding sequence ATGGCCGATGATGTGGTCATCAATAAGGCCGCCGGCATTGAGCGGGCGGTGGCCAGGGCCCGGGAGGAATACTATCGGGATCCTGCCGGGTTTGCCGCGGATTTTACCCGCCAGGACGCCGCCATCCTGAACATTGAGCGCGCTTGTGAGGCGGCATTGGATCTGGGGCAGCACCTCATCCGGCGGGACCGGCTGGGCGTGCCTCAGAGTGCGCGCGACGTGTTCACACTCCTGGAACGGGCCGGCCGCCTGCCGGCGGAACTGGCGGACAGCCTGCGGCGGATGGTCGGCTTCCGCAATATCGCTGTGCATGACTATCAGGCCCTATCCCTGCCGGTGGTGGTCCGGGTCATTGAGCACGGGCTACCGGATTTGGAACGGTTTTCCGCCCTCTGCCTGCAGGCGGAGCCGCCTGCCCGGGAGGGGTAG
- a CDS encoding protein of unknown function (Evidence 5 : Unknown function) encodes MHTGRIRAWQLTVLHLRVAAGRWCLVHAPGPGARLWWSRQLDRWILALYRADPALQPEPAADRPPQPISPRDVFSA; translated from the coding sequence ATGCACACGGGACGGATCCGGGCCTGGCAACTGACGGTGCTGCACCTGCGGGTGGCGGCCGGCCGCTGGTGCCTGGTGCATGCCCCTGGGCCGGGGGCGCGTCTGTGGTGGAGCCGGCAGCTCGACCGCTGGATCCTGGCTCTTTACCGGGCCGATCCTGCCCTGCAGCCGGAGCCGGCCGCTGACCGCCCCCCGCAGCCCATCTCGCCGCGGGATGTCTTTTCCGCCTAA
- the nrdB gene encoding Ribonucleoside-diphosphate reductase subunit beta — MQTTRLAMKPLFNPDGRREPAERRLVGGSTTNLIEFNHARYPWAEALYRKMRSFFWIPEEVPLGDDKQRFLTLTEAEQRAYLKTLSFLIFLDSIQPDNLGILAAYVTDPEVDVCLKTQAFFETIHAQSYDYILTSVVDARTREQVYTMWRDDPVLLQRNRFITDQYERFIHDPTETNFLRSAVANFCLEGIYFYSGFAFFYTLGRQDKMSGTVSVIRLIQRDENTHLALFTEILRTLRQENPEWFTPEMDAELADMIRTAVAHEIAWGTYVTQNRIAGLPDEVLAAYIRYLGNQRAQAIGLGTLYPEATEHPLPWLDAFASLNATKTDFFEAKVGNYHKAAARLNFDRLRQR, encoded by the coding sequence ATGCAGACCACGCGGCTGGCCATGAAGCCGCTCTTCAACCCCGACGGCCGGCGCGAGCCCGCCGAACGCCGGCTGGTGGGCGGCAGCACCACCAACCTCATCGAGTTCAACCACGCCCGCTATCCGTGGGCGGAGGCCCTCTACCGGAAGATGCGCTCCTTCTTCTGGATCCCGGAGGAGGTGCCGCTGGGCGACGACAAGCAGCGCTTCCTCACCCTGACGGAGGCGGAGCAGCGCGCCTATCTCAAGACCCTGTCGTTCCTCATCTTCCTGGACAGCATCCAGCCGGACAACCTCGGCATCCTAGCGGCCTACGTCACCGATCCCGAGGTGGACGTGTGCCTGAAGACCCAGGCGTTCTTCGAGACCATCCACGCCCAGAGCTACGACTACATCCTGACCTCGGTGGTGGACGCCCGCACCCGCGAGCAGGTCTACACCATGTGGCGGGACGACCCCGTGCTGCTCCAGCGCAACCGCTTCATCACCGATCAGTACGAACGCTTCATCCACGACCCCACCGAGACCAATTTCCTGCGCTCGGCGGTGGCCAACTTCTGCCTGGAGGGCATCTACTTCTACTCCGGCTTCGCCTTCTTCTACACCCTGGGCCGGCAGGACAAGATGTCGGGGACGGTCTCCGTCATCCGCCTCATTCAGCGGGACGAGAACACCCACCTGGCCCTCTTCACCGAAATCCTGCGCACCTTGCGCCAGGAGAACCCGGAGTGGTTCACGCCGGAGATGGACGCCGAGCTGGCCGACATGATCCGGACGGCGGTGGCGCATGAGATCGCCTGGGGCACCTACGTGACCCAGAACCGCATCGCCGGCCTGCCGGATGAGGTGCTGGCCGCCTATATCCGCTATCTCGGCAACCAGCGTGCCCAGGCCATCGGGCTCGGCACCCTCTACCCGGAAGCCACCGAGCACCCCCTGCCATGGCTGGACGCCTTTGCCAGCCTCAACGCCACCAAGACCGACTTCTTCGAGGCCAAGGTGGGCAACTACCATAAGGCGGCCGCGCGCCTCAACTTCGACCGGCTGCGCCAGCGGTAA
- a CDS encoding protein of unknown function (Evidence 5 : Unknown function) codes for MLADLAPDAGPQPLITVRDLTVQYEGAPDPALQGVNLNLMPGERVLVLEPSGGGKSSLLMVLAGLLPRIIPARLTGEVLVPAGRLQRPGGRPLRLRLSRPL; via the coding sequence ATGCTGGCCGACCTGGCGCCGGATGCGGGTCCGCAGCCGCTCATCACCGTCCGGGATCTGACGGTGCAGTACGAGGGGGCTCCAGATCCGGCTTTACAAGGGGTCAACCTGAACCTGATGCCGGGGGAACGGGTGCTGGTCCTGGAGCCGAGCGGGGGCGGCAAAAGCAGCCTGCTGATGGTGCTGGCCGGTCTCTTGCCCCGCATCATCCCCGCCCGCCTGACGGGGGAGGTGCTTGTTCCGGCTGGACGCCTTCAGCGGCCAGGCGGTCGCCCTCTTCGCCTGCGACTTTCCCGGCCGCTATGA
- a CDS encoding putative Ribulose-bisphosphate carboxylase (Evidence 3 : Putative function from multiple computational evidences; Product type e : enzyme), which yields MAEEKNRWAAGVTPYTEMGYWRDDYEPKDTDIICAFRIVPQDGVDPKEAAAAVAGESSTATWTVVWTDRLTAHEHFQAKAFRVDHVPGTDQYIAYIAYAIELFEEGSIANLASSIIGNVFGFKALKSLRLEDMRIPLAYVMTFQGPPHGIVVEREYLNKYGRPLIGATVKPKLGLSARNYGRVIYEALAGGLDFTKDDENTGSQPFQRWRDRFLYAMEGVQRAMATTGEIKGHYLNVTAATMEEMYERAEFAKEIGSIIIMVDLTVGYTAIQSMAKWCRKNGVLLHLHRAGHSTYTRQKTHGVSFRVIAKWMRLAGGPHSRRDRGGQAGRGPADGAGVLQDATGVQGGGGPEPGAVLRPGLGADAGDDAGGLGGIHAGQMHLLLHYLGRTPSSSSGRHLRAPDGAGRGGDREPGGGGGDDPGAQRRPGHSGGRAGDSGGGGEVVAGAAGEPGDVEGRDLQLRIDGHAGRAADAVVLRGAGGGRDEDGVSSDAGDVFVSAALNGRADPQADPVLPGPQLGDQRGVHGRPASPEHVLGDVGLPMFDQQDPAAVLYEINECRKAFPHHYVRVSAFDPTLGRQTIALMFIVQRPPEDPGFGLERQEAHDRVQRYTLHSYATDRPPGQRFGD from the coding sequence ATGGCCGAGGAGAAGAACCGCTGGGCGGCCGGGGTGACCCCCTATACGGAGATGGGGTACTGGCGGGACGACTACGAGCCCAAGGACACCGACATTATTTGCGCCTTCCGCATCGTGCCGCAGGACGGGGTGGACCCCAAGGAAGCGGCGGCGGCGGTGGCGGGGGAGTCGTCCACGGCCACCTGGACGGTGGTGTGGACGGACCGGCTGACGGCGCACGAGCATTTCCAGGCCAAGGCCTTCCGGGTGGACCACGTGCCCGGCACGGACCAGTACATCGCCTACATTGCCTACGCGATCGAGCTGTTTGAGGAGGGCTCCATCGCCAACCTGGCGTCCTCCATCATCGGCAACGTGTTCGGGTTCAAGGCGCTGAAGAGCCTGCGGCTGGAGGACATGCGGATTCCGCTGGCGTATGTGATGACCTTTCAGGGGCCGCCGCACGGGATCGTGGTGGAGCGGGAGTACCTGAACAAGTACGGGCGGCCGCTGATCGGGGCCACGGTCAAGCCCAAGCTGGGGCTGTCGGCGCGCAACTACGGGCGGGTGATTTACGAAGCGCTGGCAGGGGGCCTGGACTTCACCAAGGACGATGAGAACACGGGCTCGCAGCCGTTCCAGCGCTGGCGGGACCGCTTCCTGTATGCCATGGAGGGCGTGCAGCGGGCGATGGCCACCACGGGGGAGATTAAGGGGCACTACCTGAACGTGACCGCGGCCACCATGGAGGAGATGTACGAGCGGGCGGAGTTCGCCAAGGAGATCGGCAGCATCATCATCATGGTGGACCTGACGGTGGGCTACACGGCCATTCAGTCGATGGCGAAGTGGTGCCGGAAGAACGGGGTGCTGCTGCATCTGCACCGGGCGGGGCACAGCACCTACACGCGGCAGAAGACGCACGGGGTGTCCTTCCGGGTGATTGCCAAGTGGATGCGGCTGGCGGGTGGACCACATTCACGCCGGGACCGTGGTGGGCAAGCTGGAAGGGGACCCGCGGACGGTGCAGGGGTTCTACAAGACGCTACGGGAGTACAAGGTGGCGGCGGACCCGAGCCTGGGGCTGTTCTTCGACCAGGACTGGGGGCTGATGCCGGGGACGATGCCGGTGGCCTCGGGGGCATTCACGCGGGGCAGATGCACCTGTTGCTGCACTACCTGGGGAGGACGCCATCTTCCAGTTCGGGGCGGCACCTTCGGGCACCCGATGGGGCCGGGCGCGGGGGCGACCGCGAACCGGGTGGCGGTGGAGGCGATGATCCAGGCGCGCAACGAAGGCCGGGACATTCTGGCGGAAGGGCCGGCGATTCTGGAGGCGGCGGCGAAGTGGTCGCCGGCGCTGCGGGCGAACCTGGAGACGTGGAAGGACGTGACCTTCAACTTCGAATCGACGGACACGCCGGACGTGCTGCCGACGCCGTCGTTCTAAGGGGAGCCGGGGGAGGACGGGACGAGGATGGCGTTTCATCTGACGCAGGGGACGTTTTCGTATCTGCCGCCCTTAACGGACGAGCAGATCCGCAAGCAGATCCAGTACTGCCTGGACCACAACTGGGCGATCAACGTGGAGTACACGGACGACCCGCATCCCCGGAACACGTACTGGGAGATGTGGGGCTGCCGATGTTCGACCAGCAGGACCCGGCGGCGGTGCTGTACGAGATCAACGAGTGCCGCAAGGCGTTTCCGCACCACTACGTGCGGGTGAGCGCGTTCGACCCCACGCTGGGGCGGCAGACGATCGCGCTGATGTTTATTGTGCAGCGGCCGCCGGAGGACCCGGGGTTCGGGCTGGAGCGGCAGGAGGCGCACGACCGGGTGCAGCGCTACACGCTGCACAGCTACGCGACCGACCGGCCGCCGGGGCAGCGCTTCGGCGACTAG
- a CDS encoding protein of unknown function (Evidence 5 : Unknown function) — protein sequence MPSGCGWRVDHIHAGTVVGKLEGDPRTVQGFYKTLREYKVAADPSLGLFFDQDWGLMPGTMPVASGAFTRGRCTCCCTTWGGRHLPVRGGTFGHPMGPGAGATANRVAVEAMIQARNEGRDILAEGPAILEAAAKWSPALRANLETWKDVTFNFESTDTPDVLPTPSF from the coding sequence TTGCCAAGTGGATGCGGCTGGCGGGTGGACCACATTCACGCCGGGACCGTGGTGGGCAAGCTGGAAGGGGACCCGCGGACGGTGCAGGGGTTCTACAAGACGCTACGGGAGTACAAGGTGGCGGCGGACCCGAGCCTGGGGCTGTTCTTCGACCAGGACTGGGGGCTGATGCCGGGGACGATGCCGGTGGCCTCGGGGGCATTCACGCGGGGCAGATGCACCTGTTGCTGCACTACCTGGGGAGGACGCCATCTTCCAGTTCGGGGCGGCACCTTCGGGCACCCGATGGGGCCGGGCGCGGGGGCGACCGCGAACCGGGTGGCGGTGGAGGCGATGATCCAGGCGCGCAACGAAGGCCGGGACATTCTGGCGGAAGGGCCGGCGATTCTGGAGGCGGCGGCGAAGTGGTCGCCGGCGCTGCGGGCGAACCTGGAGACGTGGAAGGACGTGACCTTCAACTTCGAATCGACGGACACGCCGGACGTGCTGCCGACGCCGTCGTTCTAA
- a CDS encoding Nucleotidyltransferase domain-containing protein has product MLEGKEARQHVVEALRQALPDLLAVYGFGSRVHGTATPDSDWDLAILVPGKVDPARLWDLAGDLADVLGSTVDLVDLRAASTVLQYQVITTGERWWRRDSRADLYETAILSEKTALDEARAGLIGDILREGRVYGR; this is encoded by the coding sequence ATGCTGGAAGGGAAGGAAGCGCGGCAACACGTCGTGGAGGCCTTGCGGCAGGCCTTGCCGGATCTGCTGGCGGTGTACGGATTCGGCAGCCGGGTGCATGGCACCGCTACGCCGGATAGCGATTGGGACTTGGCCATCCTGGTCCCCGGCAAGGTGGACCCGGCGCGGCTTTGGGACTTGGCGGGCGACTTGGCGGACGTCCTGGGCAGTACGGTGGATCTGGTCGATCTCCGAGCCGCTTCCACCGTTCTGCAGTATCAGGTGATCACCACCGGTGAGCGCTGGTGGAGACGTGATTCCCGGGCGGATCTCTATGAAACTGCGATTCTAAGCGAAAAAACCGCCCTCGACGAGGCCCGGGCGGGGCTCATTGGCGACATCCTCCGGGAGGGACGGGTTTATGGCCGATGA
- the nrdA gene encoding Ribonucleoside-diphosphate reductase subunit alpha, which translates to MSVFTIFLPPVLAHHPAGEHLRPFVPLVEAATEGFPDCPAAELLEDAARHLTAEPGRQEVEDTLVRLANDKVSVERPHWTFVAARLLLARLYEEAAANRGLAAPGYGDFPGLVRHLTTIGRYDPAVLEAYGEEGLRALGALIRPERDRLLNYPGLKHLADRYAIKGLDNEVRELPQEVFLGVAAYLALAERPEDRLAWAERFYTLLSTLSITMATPTLANARKPGGQLSSCFIDTPEDSILGIFGGLKAFAQVSQNGGGMGVYFGHLRALGSTIRGYKDTGNGVIPWARLYNDTAVSVNQLGQRAGAVALWLDVWHKDIVDWLDLKTNNGDERRKAHDVFPGVTIPDAFMRAVEADEPWSLFDPHEVEQVMGWRLEDSWGEEWERRYQACVAEPRLSRVTLPALDLMAAIMKSAYETGGPFLLFRDTANRLNPNGHAGMIYSSNLCTEILQNQSSTIEEGAAESGEGTLTTTARSGDFVVCNLSSIHLGRVDRLEDLETIIPVQVRMLDNVITLNHLPLPQAVRTNRRYRAIGIGVSGYHEHLVRHGIDWESEEHLAYADRLFERINYLAIRASMELAKERGAYPLFPGSDWDTGAYFTKRGYTSPEWQTLAAEVHRHGLRNGYLMAIAPTGSTSVIAGTTASTDPIFKPVFTEEKKGFLIRTVAPGLDARTAPLYKEAHRIDQRWSIRAAAVRQRHLDQSQSVNLYATEDLDEWTFLEWYLLAWKSGLKSLYYFRNFTADEAAPDPAPVCESCTV; encoded by the coding sequence GTGAGCGTCTTTACAATCTTTCTGCCGCCGGTGCTGGCGCACCACCCCGCGGGGGAACACCTGCGTCCCTTTGTGCCCCTGGTGGAAGCTGCCACCGAAGGGTTTCCCGACTGCCCGGCCGCAGAGCTGCTGGAGGACGCCGCCCGTCACCTGACGGCCGAACCCGGCCGCCAGGAGGTGGAGGACACCCTGGTCCGCCTGGCCAACGACAAGGTGAGCGTGGAGCGGCCGCACTGGACCTTCGTGGCCGCCCGCCTGCTCCTGGCCCGCCTGTATGAGGAGGCGGCCGCCAACCGCGGCCTGGCCGCCCCCGGTTATGGGGACTTCCCTGGCCTGGTCCGCCACCTGACCACCATCGGCCGCTACGACCCCGCCGTGCTGGAGGCCTACGGCGAGGAGGGGCTGCGGGCGCTGGGAGCGCTCATCCGGCCGGAACGCGACCGGCTGCTCAACTACCCCGGGCTGAAGCACCTGGCCGACCGGTACGCCATCAAGGGGTTGGACAACGAGGTCCGAGAGCTGCCCCAGGAGGTGTTCCTAGGGGTGGCCGCCTACCTGGCCCTGGCGGAGCGGCCGGAGGACCGGCTCGCGTGGGCGGAGCGCTTCTACACCCTCCTGTCCACCCTGTCCATCACCATGGCCACCCCCACCCTGGCCAACGCCCGCAAGCCCGGGGGCCAGCTCTCCTCCTGCTTCATCGACACCCCGGAGGACTCCATCCTGGGCATCTTCGGCGGCCTCAAGGCCTTTGCCCAGGTCTCCCAGAACGGGGGCGGGATGGGGGTCTATTTCGGCCACCTGCGCGCGCTGGGCAGCACCATCCGGGGCTATAAGGACACCGGCAACGGGGTCATCCCCTGGGCACGACTCTACAACGACACCGCCGTGTCCGTGAACCAGCTCGGCCAGCGGGCGGGGGCGGTGGCGCTGTGGCTCGACGTCTGGCACAAGGACATCGTGGACTGGCTGGACCTCAAGACCAACAACGGCGACGAGCGCCGCAAGGCCCACGACGTCTTCCCGGGCGTGACCATCCCCGACGCCTTCATGCGGGCGGTGGAGGCCGATGAGCCCTGGTCCCTGTTCGACCCCCACGAGGTGGAGCAGGTGATGGGCTGGCGGCTGGAGGATAGCTGGGGCGAGGAGTGGGAGCGGCGCTACCAGGCCTGCGTGGCCGAGCCGCGCCTGTCGCGGGTGACCCTGCCCGCCCTCGACCTCATGGCCGCCATCATGAAGTCGGCCTATGAAACCGGCGGGCCCTTCCTGCTCTTTCGCGACACCGCCAACCGCCTGAACCCCAACGGCCACGCCGGCATGATCTACAGCTCCAACCTGTGCACGGAGATCCTGCAGAACCAGAGCAGCACAATTGAGGAAGGGGCTGCTGAAAGCGGGGAGGGCACCCTCACCACCACTGCCCGCTCCGGCGACTTCGTGGTCTGCAACCTGTCCTCCATCCACCTGGGACGGGTGGACCGCCTGGAGGACCTCGAGACCATCATCCCGGTGCAGGTGCGCATGCTGGACAATGTCATCACCCTGAACCACCTGCCCCTGCCGCAGGCGGTGCGGACCAACCGCCGGTACCGGGCCATCGGCATCGGGGTGTCGGGCTACCACGAGCACCTGGTGCGCCACGGCATCGACTGGGAGTCGGAGGAGCATCTAGCCTACGCCGACCGGCTGTTCGAACGCATCAACTACCTCGCCATCCGCGCCTCGATGGAGCTGGCCAAGGAACGGGGGGCCTACCCCCTCTTCCCCGGCAGCGATTGGGATACCGGGGCCTATTTCACCAAGCGGGGCTACACCAGCCCCGAGTGGCAGACGCTGGCGGCGGAGGTGCACCGGCACGGGCTGCGCAACGGCTACCTGATGGCCATCGCCCCCACCGGATCCACCAGCGTCATTGCCGGTACCACCGCTTCCACCGACCCCATCTTCAAGCCGGTGTTCACGGAGGAGAAGAAGGGCTTCCTCATCCGTACGGTGGCGCCGGGCCTCGACGCCCGCACCGCACCCCTGTACAAGGAGGCCCACCGCATCGACCAGCGCTGGAGCATCCGGGCCGCCGCCGTCCGCCAGCGGCATCTGGACCAGAGCCAGTCGGTCAACCTGTACGCCACCGAGGACCTGGACGAGTGGACCTTCTTGGAGTGGTACCTGCTGGCCTGGAAGAGCGGGCTGAAGAGCCTCTACTACTTCCGCAACTTCACCGCCGACGAGGCCGCGCCCGACCCGGCCCCGGTCTGCGAATCCTGCACCGTTTAG
- a CDS encoding membrane protein of unknown function (Evidence 5 : Unknown function), with product MGPIGLLLAAFLLAVLYILLTLGYSIRKNGLVILVAMLIQATLRLVTGDPFGFIALQAYLVGGALIWLATTFFRDYRNSFAQWLLIGSLCHFLVEGIFYLYLGVAPLFGSALLGYLWAYGGASLVTGSLIALGQIRLYSSLARARAIRPIWVENRETCLAQAS from the coding sequence ATGGGACCCATCGGTCTGTTGCTGGCGGCGTTTCTGCTCGCCGTGCTCTACATCCTGCTGACGCTCGGCTACTCCATCCGCAAGAACGGACTGGTCATTCTGGTCGCGATGCTTATCCAGGCCACCTTGCGCCTGGTGACGGGGGATCCGTTCGGGTTCATCGCCCTGCAGGCCTATCTGGTGGGGGGGGCCTTGATCTGGCTTGCCACCACCTTCTTCCGGGACTACCGCAACTCCTTCGCGCAATGGCTGCTGATCGGATCCCTGTGTCATTTCCTGGTCGAAGGGATTTTTTATCTCTACCTGGGCGTGGCCCCCCTCTTCGGTTCAGCGCTGCTGGGCTATCTCTGGGCCTACGGCGGGGCCAGCCTGGTTACCGGCAGCCTCATCGCCCTGGGCCAGATCCGCCTGTACAGCAGCCTGGCGCGGGCCCGGGCCATCCGTCCCATCTGGGTCGAGAACCGCGAAACCTGTCTGGCCCAGGCCTCATAG
- a CDS encoding protein of unknown function (Evidence 5 : Unknown function), which translates to MFRLDAFSGQAVALFACDFPGRYDLPAQEVDLAAVRREPALTGFRIPLRPHIGTAGVAPAVAGPVSTIPPGPHGGNIDNWRIGPGSIMYYPVWVRGGLLSFGDPHGPQGDGEINGTAIEASLDMVVEVRVRKGWRLGAPLLETPDAWISHGFHTDLDQATRDAILAMLDFLCRPGRLSREDAYTLISVAGDVAVTQVVDQRQGVHVLVPKRVFPPDAEGDW; encoded by the coding sequence TTGTTCCGGCTGGACGCCTTCAGCGGCCAGGCGGTCGCCCTCTTCGCCTGCGACTTTCCCGGCCGCTATGACCTGCCCGCCCAGGAGGTGGACCTGGCGGCGGTGCGGCGGGAGCCGGCCCTGACCGGCTTCCGCATCCCCTTGCGGCCGCATATCGGGACCGCCGGGGTGGCCCCGGCTGTGGCCGGACCCGTCAGCACCATACCCCCCGGGCCGCATGGCGGCAACATTGACAACTGGCGCATCGGGCCGGGCAGTATCATGTACTATCCGGTCTGGGTCCGGGGCGGGCTCTTGTCCTTCGGGGATCCGCACGGGCCCCAGGGGGATGGCGAGATCAACGGCACCGCCATCGAAGCGTCCCTCGACATGGTGGTGGAGGTGCGGGTCCGCAAGGGCTGGCGGCTGGGGGCCCCGTTGCTGGAGACGCCGGACGCCTGGATCAGCCACGGCTTTCATACCGATCTGGACCAGGCCACCCGTGACGCCATCCTGGCCATGCTGGACTTCCTGTGCCGGCCCGGCCGCCTAAGCCGGGAGGATGCCTACACCCTGATCAGCGTGGCCGGGGATGTGGCGGTGACCCAGGTGGTGGACCAGCGGCAAGGGGTACACGTCCTGGTGCCGAAGCGGGTGTTCCCGCCGGATGCGGAGGGGGACTGGTAA
- the rbcR gene encoding RuBisCO operon transcriptional regulator produces the protein MARHMSFSRAAEDMILSQPAVSMHIKHLERVIGLPLFEKVGRRIRLTEAGERLYHYSQRLFALLQETAEAMDALRGAEQGHLRVAADTTAGVYVVPAYLGRFRRAHPQVMVALEVTNRESALERLLLREVDLAVIGQLPSQEEELEATPFLVNELVVIASPDHRLAGRTHIPVQELEAETLLMREPGSGTRATTERFFAEAGVQIRSGMELGSNSTIKQAVAHGLGIAVMSRRAIDLEVASGRLVVLDVEGFPRLRYWHVAQVRDRFLPPPAAAFKALLLAGARGPETPAAF, from the coding sequence GTGGCCCGCCACATGAGTTTTTCCCGGGCGGCGGAGGACATGATCCTGAGCCAGCCGGCAGTGTCCATGCACATCAAGCACCTGGAGCGGGTTATCGGCCTGCCTTTGTTCGAGAAGGTGGGACGTCGCATCCGGCTGACCGAGGCGGGGGAGCGGCTCTATCATTACAGCCAGCGCCTGTTCGCCCTCCTGCAGGAGACGGCGGAGGCCATGGATGCGCTGCGGGGTGCAGAGCAGGGCCACCTGCGGGTGGCCGCCGACACCACCGCCGGCGTCTATGTAGTCCCGGCCTATTTAGGACGCTTCCGGCGCGCCCACCCGCAGGTCATGGTGGCCCTGGAGGTCACCAACCGGGAATCGGCCCTGGAGCGCCTGCTGCTGCGGGAGGTGGACCTGGCCGTTATCGGCCAGCTGCCCAGCCAGGAGGAGGAGCTGGAGGCGACCCCCTTCCTGGTCAATGAGCTGGTGGTCATCGCCTCCCCGGACCACCGCCTGGCCGGCCGCACGCACATCCCGGTCCAGGAGCTGGAGGCGGAAACCCTGCTCATGCGCGAGCCGGGGTCCGGCACCCGCGCCACCACCGAGCGGTTCTTCGCGGAGGCCGGGGTGCAGATCCGGAGCGGGATGGAATTGGGCAGTAACAGCACCATCAAGCAGGCGGTGGCGCACGGCCTGGGCATCGCCGTGATGTCGCGGCGGGCGATTGACCTCGAGGTCGCCAGCGGCCGGCTGGTGGTACTGGATGTGGAAGGCTTCCCCCGCCTGCGCTATTGGCACGTGGCCCAGGTGCGGGACCGCTTCCTGCCCCCACCGGCGGCGGCCTTCAAGGCCCTGCTGCTGGCCGGGGCCCGCGGACCGGAAACGCCGGCGGCCTTTTAG
- a CDS encoding Chromate transporter, which translates to MVIPGDPRRRRAAAEGVPVRMWRTWWALFLGFSKVGLLGFGGGPGSLALIQAVTVGERHWMDNTRFAELLAVANALPGPIATKMAGVIGYQTGGLPGLLAAVSGVVLPSLLLLLSFYGLLLAYHRNPYVQGLIRGVRPVVVALLVLLVWDLLPPAFPRERLGATLGFFVLGLAALKGLRLPPALVMVAAMAAGAWLLR; encoded by the coding sequence ATGGTAATCCCCGGGGACCCCCGCAGAAGGCGGGCGGCGGCGGAAGGGGTACCGGTGCGGATGTGGCGGACGTGGTGGGCGCTGTTCCTGGGCTTCTCCAAGGTCGGCCTGTTGGGATTCGGCGGGGGGCCCGGCTCCCTGGCCCTGATTCAGGCGGTCACCGTCGGGGAACGGCACTGGATGGATAACACCCGGTTTGCCGAGTTGCTGGCAGTGGCCAACGCCCTGCCCGGCCCCATCGCCACCAAAATGGCGGGGGTGATCGGCTACCAGACCGGAGGACTGCCCGGACTGCTGGCAGCTGTCAGCGGGGTGGTCCTGCCCTCGCTGTTGTTGCTGCTAAGTTTTTACGGCCTGCTGCTGGCTTATCACCGCAACCCCTACGTGCAGGGCCTCATCCGCGGGGTGCGGCCGGTGGTGGTGGCCCTGCTGGTGCTGCTAGTGTGGGACCTGCTGCCCCCGGCCTTCCCGCGCGAGCGCCTGGGGGCCACCCTGGGATTCTTTGTGCTGGGACTGGCGGCCTTGAAAGGCCTGCGGCTGCCGCCGGCGCTGGTGATGGTGGCCGCGATGGCGGCCGGCGCCTGGCTCCTGCGCTAA